A genome region from Bufo gargarizans isolate SCDJY-AF-19 chromosome 2, ASM1485885v1, whole genome shotgun sequence includes the following:
- the LOC122925535 gene encoding tetraspanin-7-like — MALLKISLIAFSFIFWAAGLVMLTVGIWAKISLEEYLVLSTNNYPNIPLILLVSGATVLLWGFLGCISAAVEKQCLLRTYGLFQLAVLLAELAAGLSGLFYRRDIAEGFQSGLRNAVLSYSEDKEKADALDAIQKALRCCGVHSYRDWFESPWSLEQQEAHLGYNNGSVPSSCCKTHRGCQNSPLLQEALTIHREGCFKKVCNFVSDNMFYIATVALGIAFMQIVGIVLSCLLAAKVTNKVPDAVPT, encoded by the exons ATGGCTTTATTAAAGATATCACTCATTGCTTTCAGCTTCATCTTTTGGGCCGCAGGTCTGGTTATGCTCACAGTGGGAATCTGGGCGAAAATCTCCTTAGAGGAATACTTGGTCTTATCCACCAACAATTATCCAAACATCCCATTAatcctgctggtgagcggagCCACTGTGCTGCTGTGGGGCTTTCTAGGATGCATCAGTGCTGCCGTAGAGAAGCAATGTCTTCTACGCACCTATGGGCTCTTTCAGTTAGCAGTGCTATTAGCTGAACTTGCTGCTGGGCTCTCAGGTCTATTCTACCGCAG GGACATCGCGGAAGGTTTTCAAAGTGGATTACGGAATGCAGTATTATCTTATTCAGAAGACAAGGAAAAAGCAGATGCCTTGGACGCAATACAAAAAGCCCTGCGCTGTTGTGGCGTCCATAGCTACCGCGATTGGTTTGAGTCCCCATGGTCCCTGGAGCAGCAGGAAGCTCACCTTGGATATAACAATGGATCAGTACCCAGCAGCTGCTGCAAGACCCACAGGGGATGCCAAAACAGTCCTCTGTTACAGGAAGCCCTGACTATCCATAGGGAGGGTTGCTTCAAGAAGGTCTGCAATTTTGTAAGCGACAACATGTTTTACATTGCTACTGTTGCCCTTGGCATAGCATTCATGCAGATTGTGGGCATTGTGCTATCATGCCTGTTAGCAGCCAAAGTAACTAATAAGGTGCCAGATGCAGTTCCAACCTGA